The Mustelus asterias chromosome 13, sMusAst1.hap1.1, whole genome shotgun sequence genomic sequence CAAAACAGGTGTCAatggggattgtggggggggaggtaggagtcctaattggcacaaaggaagataattgTGGTTGTTAAGTCaatcaggcaaggtggtggaggcggacacactgggaacgtttaagccacatgaacggagtgggaatggagggatacaaaagaatggtctagtttggaccagggagcggcgtgggcttggagggcctgttcctgtgctgtattgttctttgacatcACAGCTGGAgatcctcaaggtagtgtcctacaCCCaacccattttcagctgcttcattaattatcttcccttcatcataaggtcagaagtcagatgtttgctggtgattacataatgttcagcaccatatgcgactcctcagatactgaaacagtccatatccaaatacaACAAGACCTGGTCAGTATCCATATCACAAGGAtgggcagcagttcaagaaagcagctcaccaccacctgctcaagggcaattagagaatgggcaataaatgctggccttgctatgcctgcatctcatgaatgaataaaaaaacgtaTTCAAGGCCAAGTTAAACAGATTTTAGATCCTCAAGGGACTCGAGAGTTCTGGGGACAGGCAGGAACATGGAGTAAGGCTGCAATCTAGATTAGCTGTGACCTTAAAGAATATTGGTGCAGGTTTGCGGGATCGTATGTCTTACTCCCATttcctatgattttatgaatcatagaatggtcacaggacagaaggagacctTTCATCCCATGGTATCTGTGCCTACTTTCTGCCAAAGCAACTCAGCTAGTCTTACTCCCCCCACCTTTTTGCCACAGTCCTGCTCTTcagtctcttcagataattatccaaagctgttttgaaatttgaattgacCTTACTGAGAGACCATACTCTCAGGTACTGTATTcgaaatcctaaccactcactgcgtgaaaatCATTTTCCTCATGTTGGGTCTTAAACCAATTGCCTTAAGCCAACATCCTTTGGTTCTCAACCTTCCCACCAGTAGGAACCATTTTGTCTTATCTACACTGTCATGCTCCCTCACTATTTTGAATACCTTGGTAAATACCCTTGCAATCGTCTATTCTCCAAGGAGGCCAATACCAGCTTATCCAGTCCATCCAGgtagctgaagtttctcatccctggaaccattcagctaactcttttaaagtttatttattagtcacaagtaaggcttacattagcactgcaatgaagttactgtgaaattccccacagtccggcacctgtttgggtcagtgcacctaaccagcgcgtctttcagaatgtgggaggaaactggaacactcggaggaaacccacgcagacacggggagaacctgcaaactccacagacagtgacctatgcTAAGAATCaattccaggtccctggtgctgtgaagcagcagtgctaaccactgtgctattgtgccccTCTccaaaatgtggtgcccagaattggaccatAGAATTTCTATAGTGTGGGGGCCATTCATCCCACTACGTCTGTaccgattctccaaaagagtatcttacccaggttccTGCCCTGTCCcctgaaccccacacatttatgatAGTTAATCCGTCTAAtttatgcatcttgggacactaaggggcaatttagcacagccaatccacttgacctggacatcgttggagtgtgagaagaaactggagcacccggaggaaatctgtgcagacatggggagtatgtgcaaactccacacagtcacccaaggctggaattgaacttaggggaggtggtggcttaGTAAtatagtcactggactagtaatccaaagatccAGGACAAtcctttggggacctgggttcaaattccaccatggcagaaattggaattttaaaaattggaattaaaagtctaatggtgaccatgaaaccattgccaattgttgaaaaaccccatctggttcacgaatgtcctttagccggtctggcctatatatgactccagacccacagtaatgtggtttactctcaaatgccctctgaaatggagagttagggatgggcaataaatgctgggcccagccaacgacgccctcATGCCGTTAATCCTACACTTTCTACAAGAGTTATTTTCCCGCCCAATGCACAGCCTTGGCTCGGTCTCCGGGACAGGCGCACCTGCGCACCAGGGACAGACGCTGCGTCCCGCCGCCCACGTAACACACCTTGGCCCCGCCCCGCGGAGCCTGACCCCGCTCACGGTGACTCAGAGCCTGACCCCGCCCACGGTGACGTAGGACCCGCCTCAGGACGCCGCTCTGCTCCGCACCCACGTGACTCAGAACCTGACCTCGCGTCGCATGACGTAGAATGCGGCCCCGCCCCCCGACCCTTGGACGCAGCACGCCACGCTGCCCACGTGACGCAAACGCCTCTCCGCCCTTAGACGTCGCACGCGTCGCTGCCCACGTGACAGAACGTGCCCCCGCACGTGACAGAACGTGCCCCCCGCACGTGTCTAAGGGAGACGCAGCACGCCACGCCACCCACGTGACAGGACGCGGCCCCGCCCCTTGCGTCGCTCGCCCCTGACGCTGACAGGGTGGGACAGGCGGAAGCGCTGGGACTGACAGACCGGGTTTCTCCTGAGGGCTCGCGCCGTTACCGTGTCTAAGATGCCGGTAAGATTGTCTCAGGGTTGCTTCACCTTCTGGGTGTCGCAGCGGAGTTTTAACTCGCGCTGAGTCGGTGTTAATTTGTGGCAGTGAGCTGGTTAATGGGTAGAATGGGATGTGAGAAATCAGGAAGTAGCCAATTAGGCCCTGACACAAGGTTAGattttaaattaacttttaaaCCCTCAAAAATGAATGTTTGGGGGAACTCTATAAATAGCCACGTTTAATCCAATTAAAATGAATGGTTTGAAGTCTGAAATGTAATGTAATGATGACCATTACTGAacatcctgcaactattttacTGGAAGTTGTGGTCAGAAGTTCTCACAATTCATCTACAAAGAAGAAAGTCTCAAtttgtgaatgttttttttattatgaACATTTCAGTAGAGACCGAATAATAAAAGGGGAGAGCATTTCTCATAGTGCTTTATTTCTCTCTTAGGCTTATCATTCCACCCTTATGGACAGTGATGTCAAACTGATTGGAAACATGGCATTATTGCCACTTAAAACCCAATTTAAAGGACCAGCTCCCAAAGAAAGTAAGTTTTgagatttattttttataaagctaTGCAATACTTGTACCTGTTTATACTGTTGTGCAACATAGAGattaattttgtcatttaaacttttgtgccgttttggtctccttttctgagaaaggatattcttgctcttgagggagtgcagcgaaggtttaccaggctgattccggggatggcgggactgatgtatgaggagagattgactaggttaggattgtttttgctggagttcagatgaataaggcgggaatctcatagaaactttaaaaattccaacaagaatagacagggtagatgcaggaaggatgtttccgatgttggtgtgtccagaaccagagccacaatctgaggatacagggtagagcATCTAGGATGGatgatgaagagacatttcttgacccaaagagtggtgagcctgtggaattcattaccacaggaagtagttgatgccaaaatgtattcaagaggcaactagatgtagcacttggggcgaacaggatcagaggatatggggagaaagcaggattaggccattgagttggaagatcagccatgatcatgatgaatggcggagcaggcttgaatggccttctcctgctcctatcttctatgtttctatgttaacagtTGTTGAATGATTTTTCAAGAAAACCTTGATGCTTTGGAGTTGAGTAATGTGCATTAGTTTACAACCTGGCATGACTCTCTAGAGTAGTGTTGTCATGATAGAAATTACTGACTAGGCACAGTGGCACTGATTTACTCACATGCATAAAACATCTTCCACACAATACAGGGAAATGTACTTTATATGGGTATATTTATCATAACTACCACCATTCAGTAACTGAGATAAAGGACTCTCAAGAATCAACACAGTGCTCCTTTTGTGATTTTTAACAACAAATACAAAGAAAAGTTAATGCATGTACTGTGTGAATAAAAGATCCTGTGCCCAATAGCAATGTCCATCATTTGCCTATCAGAAATAGTTACCCACAATTGTATTCCTAATTGTCACGTGGCTAGTATGTTGAATATAATACAAATTATTATTCATCAACTCTAGTACAACACGTAGCCCTCCAACAGAATAAAtcttagctgcattctctgaagAGCTGTGGCGATCAAAAATTTGTAGTATTTTTGATAAATTGTAAAACAAGTCACCTTTTGGTCTGGAATTGTGTTCAAGAATGCTGTTAGCAAAGGTCTAGATGTAGATTGCTTACATGAAAAATAGGAAAAGGAGTgggtcatttggccccttgagcttgctctgccatttaataagatcatggctgatctatttgtgcagcctcaactctacattcccacctatccctgatAACTTTTGTTACctatcttccttccttccttccctagAGGAAACTTGAGAGAACAGAGGGAGTGGTTAGGGAAAGCACGATTATACTTTCTAGTATCACTAGGAGGATGAGTGGTTGTAATGCCTGAAGTGACACTAGCTTAAGGGGGTCCTGTTTTTGCACCATCTGCCTGGTGGGTAACCAAGGTTATCAGCCTCTGGATGTCACATCACGTTCTCAATTAAATATTAATATGCACTAAAATTGAGCCATTTGCAGCAGTTGGTAGCACAAGAAAAGTATCAGTTCAGCAGGACCAGTTCAGCTACGGAGACCATTTCTAGTTTCATGTGATCTCTTCAAATTGAGAGTTCTCCAAGAGGACAAGCTTTTTTCATTGAAACTACCTTGTCTCTGGAAGAGAGAGCAGATTGGCAATTGAAATGTCTTCCTGACTTGGTCAAGTATATTTCCTGATTGGGGAGGACAAAATTGGGGTGTTCATTCATTTTCAGGATTTAAGTATATGATTTGATTATCTCTTTCAGCTAAGGACtctgatgtcattgatgaagcaatctACTACTTTAAAGCAAATGTTTTCTTCAAAAACTATGAAATAAAGGTAAATTTTTGGTTTTTTGACTTTAACCTTTTTTTAAACATGCTTAAAAATTGACTAATGTGTCATATGTAGTATGCATTGAAGAGAATGCTGCATTGCAGAATATAACTCTGAGATCATTTTGGTACAAAATAGTAGAATATACGTTTACACCTGATAGTCAGTTGCTGTTATCTGTCCCACTATGTTTGGATATCCTAAAATGTCCCAAGAAGCATGAAGACCAGAAGGAGAGTCACTAGTGGATACTCTTGGGTACATCTGACTAACAGATCCATTAATGCAAAGCTTAGAGCAGATTCTCCACCTACCCTCTAGTGTGTAGGGCAAAAAAgcaagaaaaatatttttcaaaaagtAACATGGATTATAAATCTTTTAAATTTAGTAATATACAACAATAATATGGTAACCATATTATAAccatgatactaaaataggcgggaaagcaggcagtgaagaggatataaagattctacagattgatatagataggctaggagaatgggccaaaatttggcataTGGAGATTAATGTGGATGAGTGAGGTTATCCATCTTGGCAGAAAAAAAAAGTAGGCAAATTATCAAAATAGAAAGCAgattcaaagtctcagcagagggatctgggtgtctttgttcatgaattgcaaaaggtcagtatgcaggtgcagcatgtaataaaagacaaatgggatgttggcatttattgcaaaaggactggagtataaaagtagagaagtgttgttgcaattgtatagggtgttggtgagaccacatctggagtattgtgtccagttttggtctccttatttaaggaaggatgtggtggcattggagacagttcagaggaggttcatcagattgattccggggatgaaatggttgacgtacgaggagagattaaacagtttgggcttatactcgctggaggtTCGAAGGATGAGAAAggatttaaaattttaaaaggaattgataaagtaaatgtttttccttgtggggcaatctagaacaggaggtcacaggtataggttgagaggcaatagatttaaaactgagatgaggagaaactacttctcgcagagtgtggtgaatttgtggaactcgctgccccagagcgcgggggagtctgaatcattgaatggtttcaagaagggaaatagacatatttctatattttaaaaaaacagaaaagtgGATATGTGGAACGGGttcggaggtggatttgagaccagggagagatcagccatgatctgattgaatggtggagcagactcaaagggctgaacgtAATATGGTGAAGCTGGTCATTTCTGATTCATTTTTTAGAGGGAGTCTATCTCAATTAGTAAAAACAAACTTACAAAAAAACTTCTTTAGTTTTATTCAAATTTTGAATGGTAATAAGTCATCCTTAGGATTGAGCTAGCAGCCATTACTTGTTTTATGTTCTTGGGTGCTTTCATATTAAAATGAGAACAGTACTCGGGACTTCTATTTTTCCTTGCACTACAAGCAGCTGTagcaaggcatggtggcacaatgattagcactgctgtctcacggcaccggggacttgggttcaattctggccttgggtgactgtgtggtttgcacattctccccatgtctgtgtgggttttcctccagatgctctagtttcctcccacagtccaatcctcctccacttcggccttcaaagttctcgtttgaatatttgctactgCCATCAAGATCTGCACCCGCGGCGActccacccgggcccacgccttgtgcactgtggggattctatggtactcTCTCCAAGAAGCTGTTGCGGCTAGCTCCATTGAAAATATCAACATTAGAGTTGATAGATTATTTTTGTTAGACAGCGCATTAAGGATTACATAAATTCGACGTTTAGATGGAGTTAaacgtgatctaattgaataatgGAACAAGTtcgtagggctgaatggccagctttGGTTCCTGTATTCCAACATTTTAATGCTGCACATCTAACAAACCTTTTTTTTTGCAGAATGAAGCTGACAGAACCTTGATTTATATCACCCTCTATATCACTGAATGCCTCAAAAAGTTACAAaaggtagggaaaatgctggtaaCTCTTTCTTGCCTTGCTTTTGTCAGCTGTGAAAGCTGGCAGGCAGAGTAGCCCCAGGATTGCTGTGCCGCTTCAGCCAGTTCCACTCAGCAGATGTGTGATCTGAATAATTTGCTTCATAGTTGGAACAAGGAAGTAATCTCACTCGGGCGGAATGGTGGTTAGACCGTTTCTGGTGCACTAGGCGTTTGCATGAAAAGTTATTACAAATGTagtagaaaagcaaaagaaaccCAGGAACTCATTAGCAGTGATAATGCTACTGTTGTTTTGCACGTGGTGAGTTGTGAGCTATTCAACAGTTTTATTTCATAAAATGGTATGCACTTCATCCTTTGCGCACTTCAGCATTATTTTGGGATGTGAGTGAGCTGTTTTTAATTTTGGTTGTTTTTATTTTACACAGTGCAACTCCAAAAATCAAGGAGAGAAGGAAATGTACACCTTGGGGATAACTAACTTTCCCATTCCTGGAGAGCCAGGCTTTCCCCTCAATGCCATGTATGCAAAGCCTGGACACAAGCAGGAAGATGGTATGTTGAAGCAGCATTATTAGAATTAATAAAGTTAACTACGAATGGATAGAGAAACATATGTATTTAGTTGGAGTATTTTAACTGCctatttttgattttaaaaaagcaatttgCATAATGCCCCATAGTGCCTCAATTACACATCAATTTTATGCTAATTAAGCTTAATTCCACATTATCTCAAAATATTTAAGACATTGAAATTAAAGTTTAGATTTTTTGTTTGAGGCTGAGAATCTTCCTTAAATTTATTAATTCATGCGCTTAGTCATTTCAAATGGTTCACTATCTCTGAGAAAAAGGAGCCCCCTCTGTTTCTAGGAATTTGCAAGAAATGGCTGTAAAGCTGGCCAGTGAGATGTAGTGGGGTTTGTCACAACTCTTGTTGTAATTTTTCTGTTCTTTGGGGAAGTTTATCTGTTCACTATGACTGTGCAGCTGTGTGACTAAGGTTGGGTGCTTGGCACTTTGGGGAAAATTAAATCATGTCTCTCCACTACATGGTACATAATGATGATAGTTCAGTGTGCTAttacatataaactagaagcaggaggaggccattcggcccttcgagcctgctccaccattcattatgataatggctgatcaaattcaatatcctgatccccttttaGCCCTAAGATCTgtatctgatttcttcttgaaatcacacaccgttttggtctcaactactttgtggtagtaaattccacagattcaccaccctctgggtgaagaaacttctcccctcagttctaaaaggtttatcccttatcctcaaactatgacccctagttctggactcccccaccatcgggaacattctttctgaatctaccctgtctaaccctgttagaatttaattagtttctatgagatccccccctcttaATGAATACAATCCGAACCGATAGATCTGTAATCCCAGAatttcagcctggtaaaccttcactgtactccctctatagcaaggacatccttcctcagattctAGCCTCCTTAGCACAAAATATAAGTGAGCTCACAATCTGTGGATTATATACATATGCATGTAACCTATTTTTTTGCATAAAACAAATTCTTGCTTATAACTTTGAAGGATTTATGAATTTTAGTTGTTTTGTGAGAACAGAGATAAGATGTCTAATTATTGTACTTCACATTTGCGATTTGGCTGTTGAATATCATTTGTAACGTATGCCCTGAGTATTTATTATTCATGATCGTATGAATTCTGATTACCTCCTCAGAGATGATGAGGGGTTATTTGCAGCAAATCCGGCAAGAGACTGGACTGAGACTTTGTGAAAAGGTGTTTGATCAACAGACTGACAAGCCCAGCAAGGTAAGCAGCTGTAAATGATTGTTGCTTCTCACAGAAAGATGAACCACTTTCACGAAAAGTTTAAGCACAGATGATGGATTTAAAGGACTGGATGGGATCCTATGGGGAAAGGGATTTGGAGTGGGTTTATAAGAGTAGGTGAGATGGACCAATAGTTTTCTCCTGCCTGGACATTACTATGTTAATATAAGGCAGAGTCCTATTTGGGTCATTAGTGACATTGTACTGCTCAACCATCACTGGGACAAATATCTCTCCATGCTGTCCGAAGAGAAGGGTACCACAGACAAAATGGGTGGTTcagtgaataaaacaaaatgggtGGTTCAGTTAGTTAAAACTGCATATGAGTATCTCAGTGATTCAATTCTCGTTGATGAGATAAACCGTATCCTATGATGCCCACCAGTGGTGGAAAGCAATATATTAGGGCAAAATAGTTTTAAACCTGATCATGGTGCTATCTAATAATATTGCTTTGTTTCCCAAATTCAAACTAGTTTATAAACACCTACTTTTTTTCAAGTGTGCTGTCATGAATAATGTATAAACCTTAACCATAGAAAAGTAACTACTATGATGTAGCTCCACttgctccccaccccaccccaccccaccgcaaCAACAGTTTATTAAATCGAGCTACTCTGTGCCATTAAAATTTAAATTGACCAGTTTTCAGCTTTTTCTTGGACAATATTTATTTTGTAGTTACTGCGTGTGATGATATGGAAACTGATTTCTCTGGTGATTGTGGTTTATTTTTAACAGGAAACTTCTGTTTCCTGAATCCATGCAATACTC encodes the following:
- the arpc3 gene encoding actin-related protein 2/3 complex subunit 3; this encodes MPAYHSTLMDSDVKLIGNMALLPLKTQFKGPAPKETKDSDVIDEAIYYFKANVFFKNYEIKNEADRTLIYITLYITECLKKLQKCNSKNQGEKEMYTLGITNFPIPGEPGFPLNAMYAKPGHKQEDEMMRGYLQQIRQETGLRLCEKVFDQQTDKPSKWWTCFIKKQFMNKSLSAPGH